The sequence CCTCACCCATGGGATCCGGTTCAGGTGGGGAGAAAAGGCGGCAGTGGCAGGGGATGAATGGAATTGGAAGAAGGGTtgagatgggggggtggggggcagagcccTTTGGAGAGGCAGGAGGGTCAAATGGCTACATTGTACTTTGGCCTTCAGCCTGCAGGGGGCGCTGCAGCTCAGACAGGACTTTGGAGTAGTCAGGGAATTGCTGGAAGAGGAGCAGTGGGGCCTGTCCCCCGACCTTCGCCAGACTCTGCTCACACTCAGCATCTTCCAGCGGCTGGATGGGGCCTTGCTGTGTTTATTACAGCAACCCCTGCCCAAGACACGGGTCCACAGGAGGCCCCCCTATTGCTGTGAGTCACTTCCCTCCTCCAACCCCAGGCCCTCTTTGctgctccttctctttttttatgtccccctaccccacccctctCTTCACCGTTAAGTCTGGCTTCAGCCTCTCCgcccagccacctgccttctccTCCCTCCACACCAGGTTCTTGTAATGAGGTGCAGACCACAGAATTGCCCAGCAGCAGCCTCAACAGCCTGGAGAGCTTGGAGCCCCCTCTTCGGCCTGGACCACCCCCTGCCCAGTCAGCTCAGCTGCTAAGCACACTGTGGGGAGGAGGACCTAGCCCTGAGGCTTACCTGGTGGGAAATCAGCAGGACTGGCTTGCCCTGAGGCAGCACCAGCGCCCACGCTGGCACTTGCCTTGCCTTTCCTGCCTGTGGACTAGTCCTGAACCCTAAGGATTCTGGGACCAGGAGCCAGGAAGTGAGATCCTCATCTCTGGCTGGTGAAGCCTAAACATAAATTCCATATTAAAGATTCTAGAATTAGGAGGTTAGAAGAAAGCACACCTGAGAACCAGAAGTACACAATGTTGGGACTTACAAGTTAAGAATCAGAGATCACTCCAGCACCAGGAATCCAGAGAGAAGGGCAAAACCACAGTTGGGAACCTGGAGGTCAGCATCATTGAGAGGCCCAGGCCTGGCTCTACATCAGTAAAGACATCtcacagccagaagctgggagcaGGGCTAGAGGCTTGAGTACCACAGGACAGGGAAAGGGAACAGCAATAGAAAGCAGAGAGCCTAAATGCCACTTCCTCTTAAATTCCAAGAGCCAGGCTAAAACCCAAGTTAATTGATCAGGAACCATAGACGTGGAATAGGCATTTCTGCACCTGGGTCAGACCCAAAGGCTGTGTTACCAGCTGCTCCCAGTTACTTTCAGTCATTTGAGAATACTGGGCTGTAGGGCCTTCAGATTTGTATAATCTTCATTTACCTGCATGGGGTTTACCTCTTAGTAGGCGTTCCATCAGTGCTCACTCCTTGGAAGGGGCCAGGATTTAAGATGGTGCAAACCTAGATCTGGAACAACGGGATACGGAAGGGAAAAGGTTGCAGAAGACGAACGTGTTTCTCGAGCCAGGTGCAACGGGGTTTGCAATATTTATTGTCCTCACCGCGGTACAAAGGGCTATTAATGGTAGGTAGTAACTTATTCTGGGCCTCTCGCTGTGTGATCTTCGGAAACCAAGTTAAGCGCGTCCCACCTGTGCCGAAACCGCCTCCCTCcctacttccttccttcccccgGGCGATCTGGGGCCAGGACTGCGACAGAAAACCCCTACCCGCAGAGCTCGGATCCCTGCCACAGACTCGGCGTTTACAGCCGCTGGTCGCGGACGTCATTTCCGCCCGCGCGAGGCCTTCCGGAGCAGAGGTCACAATGGCGGTGGTCGCCTTAGCTCGGCTGGGTCTTCGGTCTGTTAAGGAGGTTCGGATTCAGTTCTGCCCCTTCGAGAAGAACGTGGAGTCGACGAGGTACgagggggagggaagggctgGGGGCCGGAAGGGGAGCGCCTTCCTTCCCGCCCGCGGTCTGAGCCTTCTCCGTCCGGCGCTGCCGCCGCCGGCCTTTTCCCACCGCAGGACCTTCCTCCAGGCGG is a genomic window of Choloepus didactylus isolate mChoDid1 chromosome 17, mChoDid1.pri, whole genome shotgun sequence containing:
- the MRPL53 gene encoding 39S ribosomal protein L53, mitochondrial isoform X1, translating into MVGSNLFWASRCVIFGNQVKRVPPVPKPPPSLLPSFPRAIWGQDCDRKPLPAELGSLPQTRRLQPLVADVISARARPSGAEVTMAVVALARLGLRSVKEVRIQFCPFEKNVESTRTFLQAVSSEKVRSTNLNCSVIADVRHDGSEPCVDVLFGDGHRLIMRGARLTAQEMLTAFASHIQARAAAGSGDNPSAGAGQG
- the MRPL53 gene encoding 39S ribosomal protein L53, mitochondrial isoform X2 — protein: MDCDRKPLPAELGSLPQTRRLQPLVADVISARARPSGAEVTMAVVALARLGLRSVKEVRIQFCPFEKNVESTRTFLQAVSSEKVRSTNLNCSVIADVRHDGSEPCVDVLFGDGHRLIMRGARLTAQEMLTAFASHIQARAAAGSGDNPSAGAGQG